AAATACTAGTGTAAGTTTTGCAGCAAATGGTAAGTAAGATATTACTAATACCTTTCAAATGAAGGGCAAAACGAACACGGAAAGAACAAGAGCTCCTGAAGTATGAATAGAGCTTCAGTGTTGGTGGTTGTTGGACTacagaagaagttgttgttgcctCCTGTAATAAACCAAGAAAGAAAATGTTAAGATAGATGGACGGGGAAGTTGTGAATTCTGAGAGTGAGGTGAATTAccattgttgttggtggtggtggtggtggtggtggtggtggtggtggcgcagGAAGAATTGTGCTTCTGGATTCTCCAAAACAGATGATCAGTGAAGTAGTCAAAATTATAGGTTTTACCGACTTTTTTAGATCTTGTTTAGTCAACCATAGATTTTACCGATTTTTTTAGTcccaagtatttttttttttttctttggcaagtTAAGTGCATTAAAAAGAATTAACTtagggagttagtaacccttatATTTCCGAGAGTAGAGCCATCGAATGTTGAGTTATTGGAAAGCACTCTagcatttgatttatctacttctaaagcAGACAGAATATAAGAAGGGGGGACAGTTTCCCAGCTAAGAGCATTGTTAAAAGATTTGGCTTCCTTTGCCAATATATCTGCCACATTGTTTGCCGTTCTTGGagcaaaattaaaacccaaaaattTTTGACAGGAATTGAAAACGTTTTTAGCTTCATCCAAAATAGACTGATTCTGCCATTCCAGTTGAGATTCTCTTCCATTCAGGTAATCAAAGAGGTTTTTGCTGTCTCCTTCCACTGAAAAATTTGCCATTCCTTTCTCAGTTGCACATTGCGCTCCTTGAAGCAACCCTAAGGCTTCCGCTTCTTCAGGGATAGAGGCTGTGAATGGTCCTGCTCGGCCTGTCTTGAAGTCCCCTACATCATCCCTTacaattaaagaaaaacctgCCGACAAATTCAACGAAATCCAAGCTGCATCTATATTAATTTTAAGTTGAGCTTTCACAGGAGGAAGCCAACCTTGCTTCTTAGTTTTATGAAGGGTTGATAGGCTTTTAGGTATATCATCCTTGTACTAATAGTCTAAATATCTTTGTATTTCTAAGCATAATTGGACACTAGTCTGCTGTTTTTGTTCAAATACCCTATtacatctttctttccaaataaaccaagctTTTGTCAAGATAATTTCTATAGGAAAATTAGGATCTTTTTTTGCCTAACCACACCTTGCAGATATCTAAAAAAAGATGTAGAAGTGTGTATGTTAAGAGTCACAGGGAAAGGTTCTTCAGCCCATACAGATTTAGCATAAGGGCAagatatgaacaaatgttctacaGATTCTACCATATTGCATCCAAAAGAGCAATTGGGTTGAACATCTTCCATAAAGGCAGAAAGTTTCAGATTTGTAGATAGAGCATCTTGCAGACATTTCCAGATAAAGATTTTAATTCTTTGTGAAACATTGAGATCCCATAAGTTTTTCCAGAATGAATCTGGTTGTCCTAGATTGTAGTGGTTCACTGTTCTTTCAGTGAGTTTATTGTACATGGATTTCACTGAAAAAACTCCAGATTTTGTGAGAAGCCATCTAAGAGTGTCAAGTTTATCTATGGATATCCTAGTATTTGTAATTTTCCTAGCAATATTATCAGGAAACATATTAAAGATTAAGGTTGAGTTCCACTTCTTAGTGAGAGGATCAATCAGGTCATTCACAAGTGTTAAGTGAGAGTTACATGTTGTTCTAAAGCTACTTAGATTGGACTCTAAGTTTGTTATCCATCTATCAGTCCAAATATTAGTATTAAGGCCATCTCCAATTTCCCAAATGATATATTGTTCAATAAGATGAATGCCTTTGCTAatgcatttccaaatccaagagctagTTGAGAGGATTTTGGCTTTGAAAGTAGAGCTATTTCTGAAATATCTAGGCTTTAATTGTGTTACCCAAAGAGCATTGGGTTCTGTTAACATTCTCCAAGATAACTTAGTTATCATAGCTAGGTTCAAAGTATGAGCATTTCGAAATCCTAGACCTCCTTTATTTTTTGGATTACAGAGACAAGAATAGGATCTGGGATAGTATCCCTTGTAATCTGTTTCCTTGCCCCACCAAAAATCCCTCTGAATGGAATCAGTTTTGTTAGTAATTTTCTTTGGAAGAATGAAGCAACTCATTTGGTAGCTGGCCATGCTTGCCAAAGAAGATTTGTTAAGGATTAACTTACTAGTTTGGGGTAGGAGTTTACCCATCCAAACATGGATTTTGTGTTCCATTTTCTCAATCAAACTCTTAAAGAGTTTGATTTTAGCTTTACTTATGAAAAGAGCGGTTCCTAAGTAAGAATCTTGAggattaattttcttaattttcagtATTTTTCTAATCATTCTCTGGTGTTTAGGTTGGACTTTTTTACTGAAAAAAAATCCagatttgtcaaaattaattaACTGTCCAGAAGCCTTGCCAAAAGAATCAAGCAAAGATATAAGATTGTGACATTCTCTAAAGTTAGCCCTAATGAACAGAAGGCAAGcatcagcaaaaaatatgtgAGAAATTGGGCCATTCTTAGGAGTTATCTTAACCCCATTTATGAGTTGTTCTTTTTCACCAGCTAGAAGTAATCTAGAAAAAATTTCCATACAAATAATGaacaggtaaggagatagagGGTCTCCTTGCCTAAGTCCCCTAGTGGGCTTGAAATAATCACCAGGACAGTCATTGAGTAAGACTGCAATGGAAGTTGTAGACACACATTGATAAATGAGGCTACAAAAGTTATTATTGAAACCAAAGGCTTTCATGGCTGTGATTAAGAAATCCCAATCCACtctatcaaaagcctttgacatgtcAATCTTGATTCCCATTCCAGCAtgcttaattttctttttttgaaagaatGAATTATCTCTTGGGCCATTATGATATTGTCAGAGATCTGTCTTTTAGAGAGGAAGGCAGCTTGGAATGGGGAGATAATAGAGTCAAGAAGAGGTTTAGTTCTATTAGTTAGAATTTTAGCTATAATTTTGTAAATTGTATTATAAAGGCCAATTGGTCTAAAGCCACTAGGGTCAATAGGATGCCTACTCTTAGggatgaaaaaaagaaaagttttgttgagatcagggtgcgtgacTTCTGATTCAAAGAAAGATTGGATAGTAGACACTACTTGTTCTCCCAcaatttcccaatttagtttaaaaAAACTGGCAGGAAACCCATCAGGTCCAGGGGACTTGTTGGGTTTCAGTTTTTTAATAACTAACCATATTTCTTCAGCAGAAGGTATAGAGTTTAATAACAAATCATCCTCAATAGTAATACATGgagaaatgttagtaaaaatatCAGGGTTGGGTGAGGGGAGAGGAGATGGAGCAGAGAAGAGGTTTTGGAAGTACTTATTAAGAGATTTTTGCATTTCATCTCTTTTGAAAGTGATTTCCTTGTCACTCCTTCTAAGACATTCTATATTGTTCCATTTTCTTCTCTTCATAGTCTTAGTATGGAAGTATTTGGTGTTTTTTTCTCCCAAATGGACCATGTTATCCCCGGATTGCTGCTTTGCTATGGCTTCCTGAGTGGCATAGAGGTTTTCTAGTAAAGATAGCTTATCTctgattttttcttccttcttgtAAACATAGGAGGAAGTATTAAGATTATTCATTTGGGACAGGGtatgtttaatttttttagaagggaggccaaaaatatttttcttccaaaaatcTAGATTAGTTTGAACTGTTTGAAGATTCTGAATCAAATATTGTGTTGGGCTTCCTCTAATAATATGATCCCAAGAATCCTTTATAGTTTGGACACATGATATTTCTTTTTGTCAAGTATCATAGATAAAGGTGTAGGTATATTTTATGCTATCAGTGACAAGGTTTAGGGAAATAGGGCAGTGATCAGATCCTGCTGCTACAAGATGAGTTAGTTCAACATTACTGAAATTGGAACTCCGTCTACATTATCTACAATCCTATCAAGTCTTTCTTGGATGTTAGCATCCAATTCTCTATGGTTATTCCAGGTATAAGCATAACCCTTAAATCCTAAATCAAGAAGACCAGCATTAGATAGAACATTTTGATAACAAAAACTATCAGAGTTCTTGAAAGGTAAACCTCCCAATTTATCTTCTTGGCTAAAAATCATATTAAGATCACCTAAAAGAACCCAGGGCATAGAATTAATGTCAACTTGTCTAGAAATATCAGTTAAAAAATTCCAAGCCTCTTTTCTATTATGAGGATAGGGACTACCATAAAAACAAGTA
This genomic stretch from Papaver somniferum cultivar HN1 chromosome 5, ASM357369v1, whole genome shotgun sequence harbors:
- the LOC113280607 gene encoding uncharacterized protein LOC113280607, giving the protein MGIKIDMSKAFDRVDWDFLITAMKAFGFNNNFCSLIYQCVSTTSIAVLLNDCPGDYFKPTRGLRQGDPLSPYLFIICMEIFSRLLLAGEKEQLINGVKITPKNGPISHIFFADACLLFIRANFRECHNLISLLDSFGKASGQLINFDKSGFFFSKKVQPKHQRMIRKILKIKKINPQDSYLGTALFISKAKIKLFKSLIEKMEHKIHVWMGKLLPQTSKLILNKSSLASMASYQMSCFILPKKITNKTDSIQRDFWWGKETDYKGYYPRSYSCLCNPKNKGGLGFRNAHTLNLAMITKLSWRMLTEPNALWVTQLKPRYFRNSSTFKAKILSTSSWIWKCISKGIHLIEQYIIWEIGDGLNTNIWTDRWITNLESNLSSFRTTCNSHLTLVNDLIDPLTKKWNSTLIFNMFPDNIARKITNTRISIDKLDTLRWLLTKSGVFSVKSMYNKLTERTVNHYNLGQPDSFWKNLWDLNVSQRIKIFIWKCLQDALSTNLKLSAFMEDVQPNCSFGCNMVESVEHLFISCPYAKSVWAEEPFPVTLNIHTSTSFFRYLQGFSLIVRDDVGDFKTGRAGPFTASIPEEAEALGLLQGAQCATEKGMANFSVEGDSKNLFDYLNGRESQLEWQNQSILDEAKNVFNSCQKFLGFNFAPRTANNVADILAKEAKSFNNALSWETVPPSYILSALEVDKSNARVLSNNSTFDGSTLGNIRVTNSLS